Proteins from one Mercurialis annua linkage group LG7, ddMerAnnu1.2, whole genome shotgun sequence genomic window:
- the LOC126655941 gene encoding E3 ubiquitin-protein ligase AIRP2-like isoform X1, which produces MWQKQPNCNNSSSFRESLKVLEADVQHANTLAAAIPGDYGGDRVQMKISYSPLAPFILFLVEWMDYSCTDALPSYLGLLHILVYKVYVDGMPTLSSKDRRATLREFYATIYPSLRLLEGEFTEFGDNPSKSQGTEVWSRKRVDDKRKRSDHEFERDDECGICMEDSARMVLPNCGHSLCISCFRDWNTRSQSCPFCRGSLKRTNSLDLWVLINNSDKIDTVTLARENLRRFYIYIEKLPLLMPETHAILLDYMI; this is translated from the exons ATGTGGCAAAAACAGCCAAATTGTAATAACTCATCATCCTTTAGAGAGTCTCTTAAAGTTCTTGAAGCTGATGTACAACATGCTAATACCCT GGCAGCTGCTATCCCGGGAGATTATGGCGGGGATCGCGTGCAAATGAAAATATCTTATAGCCCTCTTGCCCCATTCATTCTATTTTTGGTTGAATGGATGGATTATAGTTGTACAGATGCACTCCCTAGTTATTTAGGCCTTCTTCACATCCTTGTCTACAAG GTTTATGTTGATGGAATGCCAACATTGTCATCTAAGGATAGGAGGGCCACTCTAAGAGAATTTTACG CTACTATATATCCTTCACTTAGACTGCTTGAAGGAGAGTTTACTGAATTTGGAGATAACCCTAGTAAAAGCCAAGGGACTGAAGTATGGAGCAGAAAGAGAGTGGACGATAAGAGGAAGCGATCTGATCATGAATTCGAGAGAGATGATGAATGTGGAATATGTATGGAAGATAGCGCAAGGATGGTCCTCCCTAACTGTGGGCACTCCTTGTGCATTAGCTGCTTTCGCGACTG GAACACGAGATCTCAGTCCTGCCCTTTTTGTCGAGGCAGCCTTAAGAGAACTAACTCTTTAGATTTATGGGTTCTCATTAACAACAGTGATAAAATCGACACGGTTACTCTTGCAAGAGAGAACCTGAGGCGTTTCTACATTTACATTGAGAAACTGCCTCTTTTGATGCCCGAGACTCACGCCATTCTGTTGGATTACATGATCTGA
- the LOC126655930 gene encoding uncharacterized protein LOC126655930: MRKFECLFLCITSFVICLSTFSSVSYAHNKPVYDPHNCSCLASTGQSPSSSTGKQGSSFDFSSQTHQKEASGGQSSQQNSEQNSKQSSEQNSKQSSSSSKNNQEKQNDTSVGGKIDYSGVPSSKNDTANAPVQENQKDNTTSSTSANSTDTSTSSGHATGGGQGSGGGSGGGQGSGVGGGQGSVTVGGGVSGGRQGSATGGGQGSATVDGQGSATGGGQGSATGGGQGSATGGGQGSATGGGQGSATGGGQGSATGGGQGSATGSGQGSATGGGQVGGQGSATGGGQGSATGGGQGGGQGGGQGDVQGHGQGGVQGGGQGGGQGGFGGKFGSGIGSGIGGGIGSGIGSGFKIGWGGGFKSGWGIGGKGGAGGGAGGEGGAGGGGGAGGEGGAGGGAGGEGGGGGKLGGGLGGGVGGGFGGGGGFGGGVGGAGGAGGGVGGAGGVGGGGSYSKSFSKVFAFGDSFTDTGNAASMEGFKSFLGIFKKFYGSSTNLAGHRLSNGRILLDFLCDDLGLPPIQAYKEGGAANFNSGANFAIAGSTCLSSDFFSNHGLPLNFWWKAKPESVLSQVDWFNRFMLNSGCKGKTEAECKAQLADSLFWVGAVGFSDYARIFGAAINGRSLTETSVDHTCKMLKSMLDRGAKYIVVQGLPPVGCCPVQMMMNPSKDRDSSGCSSGINSIVQAHNDLLKKKVAEFSGQYNGCVISYADTWGAYKQVLANYKKYNFQEPFKACCGTGGGGFNFDLQAMCGSTGSTACNNPQNFISWDGIHFTEAMHKVLANMFFKEGFCTPSFDSMVKAKLAAKAG; this comes from the exons atgaggaaATTCGAGTGTTTATTCCTTTGTATTACATCATTTGTAATATGCTTATCAACTTTCAGTTCTGTGTCATATGCTCATAACAAGCCAGTTTATGATCCTCATAACTGTTCTTGTTTAGCTTCAACTGGTCAGAGCCCGTCTTCTTCGACTGGTAAGCAAGGCTCGTCGTTTGATTTCAGCAGTCAGACGCATCAGAAAGAAGCCTCTGGCGGTCAGAGTAGTCAGCAGAATTCTGAACAGAATAGCAAACAGAGTTCGGAACAGAACAGCAAACAGAGTTCTTCCTCCTCGAAAAACAACCAGGAGAAGCAAAATGATACTTCTGTAGGGGGGAAAATTGATTATTCAGGAGTTCCGAGCAGTAAAAATGATACTGCTAATGCTCCTGTCCAGGAAAATCAGAAAGATAACACCACTTCATCAACATCTGCTAATTCTACCGACACTTCAACTAGTTCGGGCCACGCAACTGGTGGCGGACAGGGAAGTGGAGGTGGAAGCGGAGGCGGACAAGGCAGTGGAGTCGGAGGCGGACAAGGTAGCGTAACCGTAGGTGGAGGTGTATCCGGAGGCAGACAAGGTAGCGCAACCGGAGGCGGACAAGGTAGCGCAACCGTAGACGGACAAGGTAGCGCAACCGGTGGCGGGCAAGGTAGCGCAACCGGAGGCGGGCAAGGTAGCGCAACCGGAGGCGGGCAAGGTAGCGCAACCGGAGGCGGGCAAGGTAGCGCAACCGGAGGCGGGCAAGGTAGCGCAACCGGAGGCGGACAAGGTAGCGCAACCGGAAGCGGACAAGGTAGCGCAACCGGAGGTGGACAGGTAGGCGGACAAGGTAGCGCAACCGGAGGTGGACAGGGTAGCGCAACCGGAGGAGGACAAGGTGGCGGACAAGGAGGCGGACAGGGTGACGTACAGGGTCACGGACAAGGTGGCGTACAAGGTGGTGGACAAGGAGGCGGACAAGGTGGATTCGGAGGCAAATTCGGAAGCGGAATCGGAAGCGGAATCGGAGGCGGAATCGGAAGCGGAATTGGAAGCGGATTCAAAATCGGATGGGGAGGCGGATTCAAATCCGGATGGGGAATCGGAGGCAAAGGCGGAGCCGGAGGGGGAGCCGGAGGCGAAGGCGGAGCCGGAGGGGGAGGGGGAGCCGGAGGCGAAGGCGGAGCCGGAGGGGGAGCAGGAGGCGAAGGCGGAGGCGGAGGCAAACTCGGAGGTGGACTCGGAGGCGGAGTGGGAGGCGGATTCGGGGGCGGAGGCGGATTCGGGGGCGGAGTCGGAGGCGCAGGCGGAGCCGGCGGTGGAGTCGGAGGCGCAGGCGGAGTCGGAGGCGGAGGATCCTATAGCAAATCATTCTCCAAGGTTTTTGCATTTGGTGATTCATTTACTGATACAGGAAATGCAGCTTCTATGGAAGGTTTTAAATCATTCCTTGGAATATTCAAAAAGTTCTATGGTTCGTCCACTAACTTAGCCGGCCATAGACTAAGCAATGGTCGAATTCTCCTTGATTTCCTCTGCGACGATCTCGGGTTGCCTCCGATTCAGGCATATAAGGAAGGAGGTGCTGCGAACTTCAATTCTGGTGCAAACTTTGCAATAGCAGGATCAACTTGTCTCTCAAGTGATTTTTTCTCTAATCACGGACTCCCTCTCAACTTTTGGTGGAAAGCAAAACCTGAAAGTGTGTTGAGTCAAGTTGATTGGTTTAACAGATTTATGCTAAATTCGGGCTGTAAAGGTAAAACTGAAGCTGAATGCAAAGCTCAGTTAGCAGACTCACTCTTCTGGGTTGGTGCTGTTGGTTTTAGCGACTATGCTCGAATTTTCGGTGCCGCTATTAATGGACGATCATTGACCGAAACTTCCGTCGATCACACCTGCAAAATGCTAAAG TCAATGCTGGATAGAGGTGCAAAGTACATAGTTGTTCAGGGGCTACCACCAGTAGGCTGTTGCCCGGTACAAATGATGATGAATCCGTCGAAAGATCGCGATAGTTCAGGATGCTCGTCTGGAATAAACTCAATTGTACAAGCTCACAACGATCTCTTAAAGAAGAAAGTAGCCGAATTCAGCGGACAATACAACGGTTGTGTAATATCATATGCAGATACCTGGGGAGCATACAAGCAAGTATTAGCAAACTACAAAAAGTACAACTTCCAAGAGCCATTCAAGGCATGTTGTGGAACTGGAGGAGGAGGATTCAACTTCGATTTACAGGCTATGTGCGGATCCACCGGTTCTACCGCCTGTAACAATCCTCAGAATTTCATCAGCTGGGACGGAATTCACTTCACTGAAGCTATGCATAAGGTACTTGCAAATATGTTCTTCAAAGAAGGCTTCTGCACTCCATCATTTGATTCAATGGTTAAAGCTAAATTGGCTGCCAAAGCTGGTTAA
- the LOC126655942 gene encoding E3 ubiquitin-protein ligase AIRP2-like isoform X1 → MEIMYLQLGHSSYQDSLKVLEADIQLANALAGEIPRGKRGARLQMKLVYNQWTPILLFLLQRIDLSWICLLPRYLNLFHIFVYKQVYSDGRPNLPTHGRKATIKEFYGVILPSLQRLHSNLEELEGVNLGVEISAKKKVEGDYKLANIELEREDECGICLEPCTKVVLPNCCHAMCIKCYRNWNTRSESCPFCRGSLKRVNSEDLWVLTCNNDVVDPKTITKEDLLRFYLYINSLPKYYPDALFLVYYEYLM, encoded by the exons ATGGAAATTATGTATCTGCAACTGGGTCACTCTTCTTATCAAGATTCTCTCAAGGTTTTAGAGGCTGATATTCAACTTGCTAATGCTTT GGCCGGTGAAATTCCTAGAGGAAAGCGTGGCGCGCGTCTTCAGATGAAACTAGTTTATAATCAATGGACTCCCATCTTGCTTTTTTTGCTGCAACGGATAGATTTATCTTGGATATGTCTGCTTCCAAGATATTTGAATCTGTTTCACATATTTGTATATAAG CAGGTATATTCTGATGGCAGACCAAACTTACCTACGCACGGAAGAAAAGCAACAATTAAGGAATTCTACG GTGTTATATTACCGTCTCTTCAACGGCTTCATAGTAATTTGGAAGAGTTAGAGGGTGTTAATTTGGGAGTGGAGATTTCAGCAAAAAAGAAGGTGGAAGGAGATTATAAGCTTGCAAATATCGAATTGGAGAGAGAAGATGAATGCGGAATTTGCTTGGAGCCCTGCACAAAAGTGGTCCTGCCTAATTGTTGCCATGCAATGTGCATCAAATGCTACCGCAATTG GAACACGAGGTCCGAATCTTGCCCCTTTTGCCGCGGTAGCTTAAAGAGAGTTAACTCGGAAGACCTGTGGGTGCTCACTTGTAACAATGACGTAGTCGATCCAAAAACAATTACCAAGGAGGATTTGTTGCGGTTCTACCTCTATATCAATAGCTTGCCAAAATACTATCCAGATGCTCTTTTCTTAGTGTATTACGAGTATCTCATGTAA
- the LOC126655941 gene encoding E3 ubiquitin-protein ligase AIRP2-like isoform X2: protein MYNMLIPSAIPGDYGGDRVQMKISYSPLAPFILFLVEWMDYSCTDALPSYLGLLHILVYKVYVDGMPTLSSKDRRATLREFYATIYPSLRLLEGEFTEFGDNPSKSQGTEVWSRKRVDDKRKRSDHEFERDDECGICMEDSARMVLPNCGHSLCISCFRDWNTRSQSCPFCRGSLKRTNSLDLWVLINNSDKIDTVTLARENLRRFYIYIEKLPLLMPETHAILLDYMI from the exons ATGTACAACATGCTAATACCCT CTGCTATCCCGGGAGATTATGGCGGGGATCGCGTGCAAATGAAAATATCTTATAGCCCTCTTGCCCCATTCATTCTATTTTTGGTTGAATGGATGGATTATAGTTGTACAGATGCACTCCCTAGTTATTTAGGCCTTCTTCACATCCTTGTCTACAAG GTTTATGTTGATGGAATGCCAACATTGTCATCTAAGGATAGGAGGGCCACTCTAAGAGAATTTTACG CTACTATATATCCTTCACTTAGACTGCTTGAAGGAGAGTTTACTGAATTTGGAGATAACCCTAGTAAAAGCCAAGGGACTGAAGTATGGAGCAGAAAGAGAGTGGACGATAAGAGGAAGCGATCTGATCATGAATTCGAGAGAGATGATGAATGTGGAATATGTATGGAAGATAGCGCAAGGATGGTCCTCCCTAACTGTGGGCACTCCTTGTGCATTAGCTGCTTTCGCGACTG GAACACGAGATCTCAGTCCTGCCCTTTTTGTCGAGGCAGCCTTAAGAGAACTAACTCTTTAGATTTATGGGTTCTCATTAACAACAGTGATAAAATCGACACGGTTACTCTTGCAAGAGAGAACCTGAGGCGTTTCTACATTTACATTGAGAAACTGCCTCTTTTGATGCCCGAGACTCACGCCATTCTGTTGGATTACATGATCTGA
- the LOC126655929 gene encoding probable LRR receptor-like serine/threonine-protein kinase At1g67720, with product MALNSHLFLLIFLFFGSSVVCQVTEFISIDCGSTSNYTDPKTGLEWISDIGMMSNGKSVEVKDPNANSIQYRQRRDFPIDSNKYCYNLSTKERRRYIVRATFQYGSLENEDSFPKFDLYLDATKWSTVTVLEGSRVYVKEMIIRAPSSSIDVCVCCATTGYPFMSTLELRPLNLSMYATDYEGSFFLKLAARVNFGAPDENEIRYPDDPYDRIWDSDLVKRQNFLVGVASGTVRINTSENIDIQTREYPPVKVMQTAVVGTEGMLSYRLNLEDFPANARAYAYFAEIEELESNETRKFKLATPYIYDYSNAVVNIAENANGSHRLYEPSYMNVTLDFVMSFSFVKTRDSTRGPLLNAIEISKYLKIETKTNIQDVSVLNFFRSMSTGDSSMNGGDPCVPVEWNWVNCSFKSSPRITKIALSRKNLEGEIPPEINNMEELSELWLNDNFLTGQLPDISNLINLKIVHLENNKLSGSLPKYLGNLPNLQELYIQNNSFTGKLPPALLTGKVKINYGDNPGLHKEVPKKMHFKLILGTSIGILAILLLLLFGTLVYLHRVKKKTNHQKINDKGNSMRSSTKPSTGNSMARGWHLMDESVSYYITFSELEEATNSFSKKIGRGSFGSVFYGQMKDGKEIAVKIMADSCTHLTQQFVTEVSLLSRIHHRNLVPLIGFCEEEDRRILVYEYMHNGTLRDHIHGLDNKKRLDWLARLQIAEDAAKGLEYLHTGCNPSIIHRDVKTSNILLDINMRAKVSDFGLSRQTEDDLTHISSVARGTVGYLDPEYYANQQLTEKSDVYSFGVVLLELISGKRPVSAEDFGAELNIVHWARALIRKGDVISIVDEFVIGNAKIESIWRVAEVAIQCVEQRATSRPRMHEVIMAIQEAIKIEKVTEGTEKLSGSSSSKGQSSRKTLLTSFLDIQSPDLSNGSLAPAPR from the exons ATGGCTTTAAATTCTCATTtgtttcttcttatttttcttttctttggtTCTTCTGTTGTGTGTCAAGTTACAG AATTTATTAGTATAGACTGTGGAAGTACAAGTAATTATACCGATCCAAAAACCGGGCTAGAATGGATTTCGGATATTGGTATGATGAGCAATGGAAAATCAGTAGAAGTAAAGGATCCAAATGCAAACTCTATACAATATCGACAACGACGAGACTTTCCGATAGATAGCAACAAGTATTGCTACAATCTTTCGACGAAAGAGAGAAGGCGGTACATTGTTCGTGCAACATTTCAATATGGTAGCTTGGAAAATGAAGATTCATTTCCAAAATTTGATCTTTACTTGGATGCAACTAAGTGGTCAACTGTGACAGTATTGGAAGGATCAAGAGTTTATGTTAAAGAAATGATCATTAGGGCTCCTTCGAGCTCTATCGATGTTTGCGTGTGTTGCGCTACGACTGGCTATCCATTTATGTCTACTCTCGAGCTTAGACCTCTCAATCTTTCTATGTATGCAACTGATTATGAAGGTAGTTTCTTCTTGAAGTTAGCTGCTAGAGTCAATTTTGGTGCACCGGATGAAAATGAAATAAG GTACCCGGATGACCCCTACGACAGAATTTGGGATTCAGATTTAGTAAAGAGACAAAATTTTCTAGTAGGGGTGGCTTCGGGAACAGTTAGAATCAATACCTCAGAGAATATAGATATTCAGACAAGAGAATACCCTCCTGTCAAAGTTATGCAAACAGCTGTTGTTGGCACGGAAGGAATGCTTAGCTACAGACTGAACCTCGAAGATTTTCCTGCGAATGCTCGCGCTTATGCGTATTTTGCAGAAATCGAAGAGTTAGAATCAAACGAGactagaaaatttaaactggCAACACCATACATCTATGACTATAGCAATGCAGTTGTAAACATTGCAGAAAATGCAAATGGGAGTCACAGACTGTATGAGCCAAGTTATATGAATGTGACTTTGGATTTCGTTATGTCGTTTTCGTTTGTTAAAACCCGTGACTCTACTCGAGGACCGCTATTAAATGCAATCGAGATTAGTAAGTATCTGAAGATTGAGACGAAGACTAATATCCAAGATG TGAGTGTTCTGAATTTCTTTCGTTCCATGTCCACCGGAGATTCTTCGATGAACGGAGGTGATCCTTGCGTCCCAGTAGAGTGGAATTGGGTGAATTGCAGCTTTAAATCTTCACCAAGAATCACAAAAAT TGCATTGTCAAGAAAGAATTTGGAAGGGGAGATTCCACCAGAGATTAATAACATGGAGGAATTATCAGAGCT GTGGTTGAACGATAACTTCCTGACAGGACAGCTACCAGATATAAGCAAtctaattaatttgaaaattgt GCATCTCGAGAACAATAAACTGTCTGGTTCATTACCTAAGTACCTTGGTAATCTGCCAAACTTACAGGAACT GTATATACAGAACAACTCCTTCACTGGGAAATTACCACCAGCATTGCTAACTGGGAAAGTAAAAATTAA CTACGGGGATAATCCGGGACTACATAAAGAGGTACCTAAAAAGATGCATTTCAAGTTGATTCTCGGAACCTCAATTGGCATACTTGCAATCCTATTACTTCTTCTGTTCGGAACTTTAGTATATCTTCATAGAGTTAAAAAGAAGACTAATCATCAGAAAATCAATGACAAAG GAAATTCTATGCGTTCTAGTACGAAACCTTCGACTGGTAATTCGATGGCTCGGGGTTGGCATCTGATGGATGAAAGTGTTTCGTACTATATTACATTTTCCGAGCTTGAAGAAGCTACTAATAGCTTTTCCAAGAAAATTGGGAGAGGAAGTTTTGGGAGTGTTTTTTATGGACAAATGAAAGATGGGAAAGAAATTGCTGTCAAAATAATGGCCGATTCATGTACTCATTTAACACAACAGTTTGTGACTGAG GTTTCCCTGTTGTCGAGAATTCATCACAGAAACTTGGTTCCATTAATCGGATTCTGCGAAGAAGAAGACCGACGCATTCTTGTTTACGAATATATGCATAACGGAACTTTACGAGATCACATTCATG GATTAGACAAcaagaaacgattggattggctAGCTCGACTACAAATTGCTGAAGATGCCGCGAAAG GACTTGAATATCTGCATACTGGATGCAACCCCAGTATCATACACCGTGACGTAAAAACAAGCAACATTCTTCTAGACATCAATATGAGAGCAAAAGTTTCGGATTTCGGGCTCTCGAGACAAACTGAAGACGATCTGACTCACATTTCAAGCGTAGCGCGAGGAACAGTCGGTTATTTGGATCCTGA GTACTATGCTAATCAGCAGTTGACTGAAAAAAGCGATGTCTACAGTTTCGGAGTTGTTCTTCTCGAATTGATCTCCGGTAAAAGGCCGGTATCAGCAGAGGATTTTGGAGCTGAATTGAACATTGTGCATTGG GCAAGGGCATTGATTCGAAAAGGCGATGTAATAAGCATTGTGGACGAATTTGTGATCGGAAACGCGAAAATAGAATCGATTTGGAGAGTAGCTGAAGTAGCGATTCAATGTGTCGAACAACGAGCAACTTCTAGGCCAAGAATGCACGAAGTGATAATGGCAATACAAGAAGCTATCAAGATTGAAAAAGTAACCGAAGGAACCGAAAAACTTAGCGGTAGCAGCAGCTCCAAAGGACAATCTTCAAGAAAAACTTTACTCACAAGCTTTCTTGATATTCAGAGTCCTGATTTATCTAATGGTTCCTTAGCCCCAGCTCCCAGATAA
- the LOC126655942 gene encoding E3 ubiquitin-protein ligase AIRP2-like isoform X2, which produces MEIMYLQLGHSSYQDSLKVLEADIQLANALAGEIPRGKRGARLQMKLVYNQWTPILLFLLQRIDLSWICLLPRYLNLFHIFVYKVYSDGRPNLPTHGRKATIKEFYGVILPSLQRLHSNLEELEGVNLGVEISAKKKVEGDYKLANIELEREDECGICLEPCTKVVLPNCCHAMCIKCYRNWNTRSESCPFCRGSLKRVNSEDLWVLTCNNDVVDPKTITKEDLLRFYLYINSLPKYYPDALFLVYYEYLM; this is translated from the exons ATGGAAATTATGTATCTGCAACTGGGTCACTCTTCTTATCAAGATTCTCTCAAGGTTTTAGAGGCTGATATTCAACTTGCTAATGCTTT GGCCGGTGAAATTCCTAGAGGAAAGCGTGGCGCGCGTCTTCAGATGAAACTAGTTTATAATCAATGGACTCCCATCTTGCTTTTTTTGCTGCAACGGATAGATTTATCTTGGATATGTCTGCTTCCAAGATATTTGAATCTGTTTCACATATTTGTATATAAG GTATATTCTGATGGCAGACCAAACTTACCTACGCACGGAAGAAAAGCAACAATTAAGGAATTCTACG GTGTTATATTACCGTCTCTTCAACGGCTTCATAGTAATTTGGAAGAGTTAGAGGGTGTTAATTTGGGAGTGGAGATTTCAGCAAAAAAGAAGGTGGAAGGAGATTATAAGCTTGCAAATATCGAATTGGAGAGAGAAGATGAATGCGGAATTTGCTTGGAGCCCTGCACAAAAGTGGTCCTGCCTAATTGTTGCCATGCAATGTGCATCAAATGCTACCGCAATTG GAACACGAGGTCCGAATCTTGCCCCTTTTGCCGCGGTAGCTTAAAGAGAGTTAACTCGGAAGACCTGTGGGTGCTCACTTGTAACAATGACGTAGTCGATCCAAAAACAATTACCAAGGAGGATTTGTTGCGGTTCTACCTCTATATCAATAGCTTGCCAAAATACTATCCAGATGCTCTTTTCTTAGTGTATTACGAGTATCTCATGTAA